Proteins encoded within one genomic window of Diorhabda sublineata isolate icDioSubl1.1 chromosome 1, icDioSubl1.1, whole genome shotgun sequence:
- the LOC130452365 gene encoding uncharacterized protein LOC130452365 isoform X8, which produces MDEKTELSAVHPTEMLESVDSNIEGGIDTEEATTDTKSADVNEEAEATEQTESKNEPDAEVEPEHEPESNNDPTDPSNDENTLISELNDVPLSAAVNSEADSFLDSLTSENTPGDTESPISDEPTAPNIDADNPDISTDISMPSLTLSEEPPSIHFVNLGEKSEENDESKEEISKDVTIREKDPVCSLEEELQRMHEGDPILENTNDAKVEDDKTGVKDEKFDVEMNKPENNATPIMKDSDLEEMLAADEVVQDPAVIKNSQEELKQIDILVCGKCHEVFNLVEEFQEHKEKKCSQISKVLPSCMLESKPQVWAFALWKSKQVKLQSEKGTSRTQWELYKDWCNLAQTEKDAWISAGETLQYCQKLGTAKLTEIKNNNEANSNKAMRTVQAKDKSEYAVEKIVAKRFNPKKKTLEYQIKWEHFSSEDNTWEPLANLNHCKQMVDEFEEQLKKLKAEKAKQQAMALAKNSPKIKSAPTSSSPASSSSLISTGTTGNRPQRTSKQKALDQVKAWCGNISDDENLTGFKRSRSPDSDDSFEKRLKFDDLSDDSETETKPKIQFRKIAPKPSTTNTSPVQILKNGIGKNTPLPQNILIPDANGVVRINQKQLPSLSTGVYIMSKTAGIIKLDSDTSKVATSGGQTIVKVAPKIGQTQIKIMKKDGTSTQRIVQMSPKNIPTQKAMKTHLSRAQKMVTEIRPSHQVVKRTPEIVKKSLLNKSDSEKRQIPIKKLPELVPKQTSKSMSSGKSRESGNQKDDESDDGLEELPFPDEIKIPEPDEEENTEFTLDPETGKIAGMEYPDPEPEPEPTEETKSDTSLDNIVKLAAADITEEDLKNEPQDPVDMEMHTLLQDDDETKIMKTESQHIPEKRFATASPMKPVVKMSVTPRKVAANPSSILNKALTGPHVVRRTVVGPPTQRLQQKVMNPSINRSPQVVNPVVRQVNTYVRTKPTAPKPKFNVAGEPPKFIRPNHNASPKNVYSYTRQVVQNSPNVRKIGNTTVRSSNMMGGQQQKMQSKLVRTSSGIVQRIVSPARKESMVIRGQPERIERKMAPQKPKTVISMPSLMSDDELLITTKTPQKRKQEPTSIQISAPEGNENEQIQQIQQIQQIQQMEEQPTTMIETPIIAHQQESDEISREAQAVATLSPDMSSFTLADNENPIFITGDDGTVYQVAGQNEQGQTILLTQGSDGQQQCLLVTNEVAEAMETSGEEATQAQPEISMPQISPDVTEPLSVKTDTVDSNDQVVAQVVRAEPPSPGGTHKVVVMLPDGNLMVTQVSPEEYASLELE; this is translated from the exons ATGGATGAAAAAACCGAGTTGTCTGCTGTACACCCGACGGAGATGCTCGAATCAGTGGATTCTAACATTGAAGGGGGGATTGATACTGAAGAAGCAACAACAGATACAAAAAGTGCTGATGTTAATGAAGAGGCAGAAGCAACTGAACAAACTGAAAGTAAAAATGAACCTGATGCTGAAGTTGAACCTGAACATGAACCCGAATCTAACAATGATCCTACTGATCCAAGTAATGATGAAAATACATTAATTTCTGAATTAAATGATGTTCCCCTATCTGCTGCAGTAAATTCTGAAGCTGATTCTTTCTTAG attcgTTAACTTCAGAAAATACACCTGGTGATACAGAATCACCAATTTCCGATGAACCAACAGCACCTAATATTGATGCTGATAATCCTGATATATCAACAGATATATCTATGCCTTCACTTACTTTATCTGAGGAACCTCCTTCAatccattttgttaatttagGAGAAAAATCAGAAGAGAATGATGAATCAAAGGAAGAAATTTCTAAAGATGTCACAATTAGAGAAAAGGATCCAGTTTGTTCCCTTGAAGAAGAGTTGCAGAGAATGCATGAGGGAGACcctattttggaaaatactaaTGATGCAAAGGTAGAGGACGATAAAACAGGAGTGaaagatgaaaaatttgatgttgaAATGAATAAACCTGAAAATAATGCAACTCCTATAATGAAGGATTCTGATTTAGAGGAAATGTTAGCAGCTGATGAAGTTGTGCAAGATCCTGCGGTTATTAAAA ATTCACAAGAAGAGTTGAAACAAATAGATATATTGGTTTGTGGCAAATGTCATGAAGTTTTTAATTTGGTAGAAGAATTTCAAGAACATAAGGAGAAAAAATGCAGTCAAATTTCAAAAGTACTACCTAGTTGTATGTTGGAAAGTAAGCCGCAAGTTTGGGCATTTGCTTTATGGAAAAGTAAACAAGTGAAACTGCAATCTGAGAAAGGTACTTCGCGTACACAATGGGAACTATACAAAGATTGGTGTAATTTGGCTCAAACCGAGAAAGATGCTTGGATATCTGCAGGAGAAACTCTGCAATACTGTCAGAAACTGGGAACAGCAAAACTGACTGAGATCAAG aacaaTAATGAAGCAAATTCAAATAAGGCCATGAGGACAGTACAAGCTAAGGACAAAAGTGAATATGCAGTGGAAAAGATCGTTGCAAAGCGATTTAATCCAAAGAAAAAAACGTtagaatatcaaattaaatgggaacatttttcaag CGAGGACAATACCTGGGAACCACTTGCTAATTTAAATCATTGCAAGCAAATGGTGGACGAATTTGAGGAACAACTGAAGAAGTTGAAAGCAGAAAAAGCCAAACAGCAAGCAATGGCTTTGGCTAAAAATTCACCAAAGATAAAATCAGCACCAACTTCCAGCTCTCCTGCTAGCTCATCAAGCTTAATTTCTACAGGAACAACTGGAAA cCGCCCTCAAAGAACTAGTAAACAAAAAGCACTGGATCAGGTCAAAGCCTGGTGTGGCAACATTTCAGACGATGAAAATTTAACTGGATTTAAAAGATCCCGAAGTCCAGATAGTGAcgattcttttgaaaaaagattAAAGTTTGACGATTTGTCTGATGATtccgaaacagaaacgaaacccAAAATACAATTTAGGAAAATTGCTCCAAAACCAAGTACCACCAATACTTCGCCAGTGCAAATTCTCAAGAATGGTATTGGTAAAAACACACCTTtaccacaaaatattttaataccaGACGCAAACGGAGTGGTCAGGATCAATCAGAAACAGTTACCATCATTGAGCACTGGG gtttATATAATGTCGAAAACTGCCGGAATTATTAAACTCGATTCTGATACATCTAAAGTTGCTACAAGTGGTGGTCAGACAATTGTTAAAGTTGCCCCCAAAATTGGTCAAACCCAGATAAAGATAATGAAAAAGGATGGCACATCAACACAAAGGATTGTCCAGATGAGTCCTAAGAATATTCCCACTCAAAAG GCAATGAAGACCCACTTATCAAGAGCACAAAAAATGGTAACAGAAATTAGACCATCCCATCAAGTGGTTAAGAGAACAccagaaattgtaaaaaaatctttaCTCAATAAATCAGATTCGGAAAAAAGGCAAATACCTATAAAAAAACTTCCAGAGCTAGTCCCCAAACAAACTTCCAAATCAATGTCCTCAGGAAAATCAAGAGAATCTGGCAATCAAAAAGATGATGAATCTGATGACGGTTTGGAAGAATTACCATTTCCTGATGAAATAAAGATACCAGAAcctgatgaagaagaaaatactGAGTTCACTTTGGATCCTGAAACTGGGAAAATAGCag GCATGGAATATCCTGACCCTGAGCCAGAACCAGAACCAACAGAAGAAACTAAATCTGATACTTCCTTAGACAACATAGTGAAATTGGCAGCAGCTGATATAACAGAAGAGGATCTGAAAAATGAACCCCAAGATCCCGTTGACATGGAAATGCACACTCTACTGCAAGATGATGATGAAACTAAAATCATGAAG ACTGAATCACAACATATACCTGAAAAAAGGTTTGCAACAGCATCACCTATGAAACCAGTTGTAAAAATGTCTGTGACTCCACGAAAAGTGGCAGCAAATCCTTCATCAATACTGAATAAGGCACTCACTGGTCCCCATGTTGTTAGAAGAACTGTAGTAGGTCCTCCGACACAAAGATTACAA CAAAAAGTTATGAATCCATCAATCAATCGAAGTCCTCAGGTAGTGAATCCAGTAGTACGGCAAGTCAATACCTATGTCAGAACAAAACCTACAGCGCCAAAACCAAAGTTCAATGTTGCTGGTGAACCACCAAAATTCATTCGCCCCAATCACAATGCTTCGCCCAAAAACGTTTACTCTTATACTAGGCAAGTTGTTCAAAATTCGCCAAATGTGAGGAAAATCGGTAACACAACAGTTAG aAGTTCAAACATGATGGGTGGTCAACAACAGAAAATGCAATCAAAATTAGTTAGAACTAGTTCAGGAATAGTCCAGAGGATAGTTTCACCTGCGAGAAAAGAGTCTATGGTTATTAGGGGACAACCGGaaagaattgaaagaaaaatggcTCCACAAAAACCTAAGACTGTTATAAGCATGCCCTCATTAATGA gTGATGATGAACTACTGATAACGACGAAAACACCACAAAAACGTAAACAAGAACCTACATCTATTCAAATATCGGCTCCAGAAGGAAACGAAAATGAACAAATACAGCAAATTCAACAGATACAACAAATCCAACAAATGGAAGAACAGCCGACAACTATGATAGAAACTCCCATTATTGCTCATCAACAAGAATCTGATGAAATTTCTAGGGAAGCTCAAGCTGTTGCTACTTTATCACCAGATATGTCTTCATTTACCCTTGCCGATAACGAAAATCCCATTTTTATCACAGGAGATGATGGTACTGTGTATCAAGTAGCAGGTCAAAATGAACAG GGTCAAACGATACTACTGACTCAAGGCAGTGATGGACAACAACAATGTTTATTAGTGACAAATGAAGTTGCAGAAGCTATGGAAACGAGTGGAGAAGAAGCAACTCAGGCTCAACCAGAAATATCTATGCCTCAAATTAGTCCTGATGTAACCGAACCCTTGTCAGTTAAAACAGACACAGTTGATAGTAATGATCAAGTTGTAGCACAAGTTGTAAGAGCAGAACCTCCAAGTCCAG GTGGAACTCATAAAGTCGTGGTAATGCTTCCAGACGGAAATCTAATGGTAACTCAAGTGTCACCTGAGGAGTATGCTAGTTTGGAACTGGAATAA
- the LOC130452365 gene encoding uncharacterized protein LOC130452365 isoform X5: protein MDEKTELSAVHPTEMLESVDSNIEGGIDTEEATTDTKSADVNEEAEATEQTESKNEPDAEVEPEHEPESNNDPTDPSNDENTLISELNDVPLSAAVNSEADSFLDSLTSENTPGDTESPISDEPTAPNIDADNPDISTDISMPSLTLSEEPPSIHFVNLGEKSEENDESKEEISKDVTIREKDPVCSLEEELQRMHEGDPILENTNDAKVEDDKTGVKDEKFDVEMNKPENNATPIMKDSDLEEMLAADEVVQDPAVIKNSQEELKQIDILVCGKCHEVFNLVEEFQEHKEKKCSQISKVLPSCMLESKPQVWAFALWKSKQVKLQSEKGTSRTQWELYKDWCNLAQTEKDAWISAGETLQYCQKLGTAKLTEIKVQKAHADGDKDPLSLDGFGKNSNKENSTFDNSKSPLLEVKRTVINKPKAVPIVQKNNNEANSNKAMRTVQAKDKSEYAVEKIVAKRFNPKKKTLEYQIKWEHFSSEDNTWEPLANLNHCKQMVDEFEEQLKKLKAEKAKQQAMALAKNSPKIKSAPTSSSPASSSSLISTGTTGNRPQRTSKQKALDQVKAWCGNISDDENLTGFKRSRSPDSDDSFEKRLKFDDLSDDSETETKPKIQFRKIAPKPSTTNTSPVQILKNGIGKNTPLPQNILIPDANGVVRINQKQLPSLSTGVYIMSKTAGIIKLDSDTSKVATSGGQTIVKVAPKIGQTQIKIMKKDGTSTQRIVQMSPKNIPTQKAMKTHLSRAQKMVTEIRPSHQVVKRTPEIVKKSLLNKSDSEKRQIPIKKLPELVPKQTSKSMSSGKSRESGNQKDDESDDGLEELPFPDEIKIPEPDEEENTEFTLDPETGKIAGMEYPDPEPEPEPTEETKSDTSLDNIVKLAAADITEEDLKNEPQDPVDMEMHTLLQDDDETKIMKTESQHIPEKRFATASPMKPVVKMSVTPRKVAANPSSILNKALTGPHVVRRTVVGPPTQRLQQKVMNPSINRSPQVVNPVVRQVNTYVRTKPTAPKPKFNVAGEPPKFIRPNHNASPKNVYSYTRQVVQNSPNVRKIGNTTVSSNMMGGQQQKMQSKLVRTSSGIVQRIVSPARKESMVIRGQPERIERKMAPQKPKTVISMPSLMSDDELLITTKTPQKRKQEPTSIQISAPEGNENEQIQQIQQIQQIQQMEEQPTTMIETPIIAHQQESDEISREAQAVATLSPDMSSFTLADNENPIFITGDDGTVYQVAGQNEQGQTILLTQGSDGQQQCLLVTNEVAEAMETSGEEATQAQPEISMPQISPDVTEPLSVKTDTVDSNDQVVAQVVRAEPPSPGGTHKVVVMLPDGNLMVTQVSPEEYASLELE from the exons ATGGATGAAAAAACCGAGTTGTCTGCTGTACACCCGACGGAGATGCTCGAATCAGTGGATTCTAACATTGAAGGGGGGATTGATACTGAAGAAGCAACAACAGATACAAAAAGTGCTGATGTTAATGAAGAGGCAGAAGCAACTGAACAAACTGAAAGTAAAAATGAACCTGATGCTGAAGTTGAACCTGAACATGAACCCGAATCTAACAATGATCCTACTGATCCAAGTAATGATGAAAATACATTAATTTCTGAATTAAATGATGTTCCCCTATCTGCTGCAGTAAATTCTGAAGCTGATTCTTTCTTAG attcgTTAACTTCAGAAAATACACCTGGTGATACAGAATCACCAATTTCCGATGAACCAACAGCACCTAATATTGATGCTGATAATCCTGATATATCAACAGATATATCTATGCCTTCACTTACTTTATCTGAGGAACCTCCTTCAatccattttgttaatttagGAGAAAAATCAGAAGAGAATGATGAATCAAAGGAAGAAATTTCTAAAGATGTCACAATTAGAGAAAAGGATCCAGTTTGTTCCCTTGAAGAAGAGTTGCAGAGAATGCATGAGGGAGACcctattttggaaaatactaaTGATGCAAAGGTAGAGGACGATAAAACAGGAGTGaaagatgaaaaatttgatgttgaAATGAATAAACCTGAAAATAATGCAACTCCTATAATGAAGGATTCTGATTTAGAGGAAATGTTAGCAGCTGATGAAGTTGTGCAAGATCCTGCGGTTATTAAAA ATTCACAAGAAGAGTTGAAACAAATAGATATATTGGTTTGTGGCAAATGTCATGAAGTTTTTAATTTGGTAGAAGAATTTCAAGAACATAAGGAGAAAAAATGCAGTCAAATTTCAAAAGTACTACCTAGTTGTATGTTGGAAAGTAAGCCGCAAGTTTGGGCATTTGCTTTATGGAAAAGTAAACAAGTGAAACTGCAATCTGAGAAAGGTACTTCGCGTACACAATGGGAACTATACAAAGATTGGTGTAATTTGGCTCAAACCGAGAAAGATGCTTGGATATCTGCAGGAGAAACTCTGCAATACTGTCAGAAACTGGGAACAGCAAAACTGACTGAGATCAAGGTACAAAAAGCTCATGCAGATGGTGACAAAGATCCTTTATCTTTGGATGGTTTTggtaaaa AtagtaataaagaaaattcaaCATTTGATAATTCTAAATCACCTTTACTTGAGGTAAAACGAACAGTCATTAATAAACCTAAGGCTGTTCCAATAGTTCAGAAG aacaaTAATGAAGCAAATTCAAATAAGGCCATGAGGACAGTACAAGCTAAGGACAAAAGTGAATATGCAGTGGAAAAGATCGTTGCAAAGCGATTTAATCCAAAGAAAAAAACGTtagaatatcaaattaaatgggaacatttttcaag CGAGGACAATACCTGGGAACCACTTGCTAATTTAAATCATTGCAAGCAAATGGTGGACGAATTTGAGGAACAACTGAAGAAGTTGAAAGCAGAAAAAGCCAAACAGCAAGCAATGGCTTTGGCTAAAAATTCACCAAAGATAAAATCAGCACCAACTTCCAGCTCTCCTGCTAGCTCATCAAGCTTAATTTCTACAGGAACAACTGGAAA cCGCCCTCAAAGAACTAGTAAACAAAAAGCACTGGATCAGGTCAAAGCCTGGTGTGGCAACATTTCAGACGATGAAAATTTAACTGGATTTAAAAGATCCCGAAGTCCAGATAGTGAcgattcttttgaaaaaagattAAAGTTTGACGATTTGTCTGATGATtccgaaacagaaacgaaacccAAAATACAATTTAGGAAAATTGCTCCAAAACCAAGTACCACCAATACTTCGCCAGTGCAAATTCTCAAGAATGGTATTGGTAAAAACACACCTTtaccacaaaatattttaataccaGACGCAAACGGAGTGGTCAGGATCAATCAGAAACAGTTACCATCATTGAGCACTGGG gtttATATAATGTCGAAAACTGCCGGAATTATTAAACTCGATTCTGATACATCTAAAGTTGCTACAAGTGGTGGTCAGACAATTGTTAAAGTTGCCCCCAAAATTGGTCAAACCCAGATAAAGATAATGAAAAAGGATGGCACATCAACACAAAGGATTGTCCAGATGAGTCCTAAGAATATTCCCACTCAAAAG GCAATGAAGACCCACTTATCAAGAGCACAAAAAATGGTAACAGAAATTAGACCATCCCATCAAGTGGTTAAGAGAACAccagaaattgtaaaaaaatctttaCTCAATAAATCAGATTCGGAAAAAAGGCAAATACCTATAAAAAAACTTCCAGAGCTAGTCCCCAAACAAACTTCCAAATCAATGTCCTCAGGAAAATCAAGAGAATCTGGCAATCAAAAAGATGATGAATCTGATGACGGTTTGGAAGAATTACCATTTCCTGATGAAATAAAGATACCAGAAcctgatgaagaagaaaatactGAGTTCACTTTGGATCCTGAAACTGGGAAAATAGCag GCATGGAATATCCTGACCCTGAGCCAGAACCAGAACCAACAGAAGAAACTAAATCTGATACTTCCTTAGACAACATAGTGAAATTGGCAGCAGCTGATATAACAGAAGAGGATCTGAAAAATGAACCCCAAGATCCCGTTGACATGGAAATGCACACTCTACTGCAAGATGATGATGAAACTAAAATCATGAAG ACTGAATCACAACATATACCTGAAAAAAGGTTTGCAACAGCATCACCTATGAAACCAGTTGTAAAAATGTCTGTGACTCCACGAAAAGTGGCAGCAAATCCTTCATCAATACTGAATAAGGCACTCACTGGTCCCCATGTTGTTAGAAGAACTGTAGTAGGTCCTCCGACACAAAGATTACAA CAAAAAGTTATGAATCCATCAATCAATCGAAGTCCTCAGGTAGTGAATCCAGTAGTACGGCAAGTCAATACCTATGTCAGAACAAAACCTACAGCGCCAAAACCAAAGTTCAATGTTGCTGGTGAACCACCAAAATTCATTCGCCCCAATCACAATGCTTCGCCCAAAAACGTTTACTCTTATACTAGGCAAGTTGTTCAAAATTCGCCAAATGTGAGGAAAATCGGTAACACAACAGTTAG TTCAAACATGATGGGTGGTCAACAACAGAAAATGCAATCAAAATTAGTTAGAACTAGTTCAGGAATAGTCCAGAGGATAGTTTCACCTGCGAGAAAAGAGTCTATGGTTATTAGGGGACAACCGGaaagaattgaaagaaaaatggcTCCACAAAAACCTAAGACTGTTATAAGCATGCCCTCATTAATGA gTGATGATGAACTACTGATAACGACGAAAACACCACAAAAACGTAAACAAGAACCTACATCTATTCAAATATCGGCTCCAGAAGGAAACGAAAATGAACAAATACAGCAAATTCAACAGATACAACAAATCCAACAAATGGAAGAACAGCCGACAACTATGATAGAAACTCCCATTATTGCTCATCAACAAGAATCTGATGAAATTTCTAGGGAAGCTCAAGCTGTTGCTACTTTATCACCAGATATGTCTTCATTTACCCTTGCCGATAACGAAAATCCCATTTTTATCACAGGAGATGATGGTACTGTGTATCAAGTAGCAGGTCAAAATGAACAG GGTCAAACGATACTACTGACTCAAGGCAGTGATGGACAACAACAATGTTTATTAGTGACAAATGAAGTTGCAGAAGCTATGGAAACGAGTGGAGAAGAAGCAACTCAGGCTCAACCAGAAATATCTATGCCTCAAATTAGTCCTGATGTAACCGAACCCTTGTCAGTTAAAACAGACACAGTTGATAGTAATGATCAAGTTGTAGCACAAGTTGTAAGAGCAGAACCTCCAAGTCCAG GTGGAACTCATAAAGTCGTGGTAATGCTTCCAGACGGAAATCTAATGGTAACTCAAGTGTCACCTGAGGAGTATGCTAGTTTGGAACTGGAATAA